From Vitis vinifera cultivar Pinot Noir 40024 chromosome 3, ASM3070453v1, the proteins below share one genomic window:
- the LOC100241853 gene encoding dirigent protein 23: protein MAKLALALLLISMAMAMPWAQPQDLKWAKRLDSGGQPTTNLQFYFHDTLSGKTPTAVRVAQASQTDKSPTLFGALLMADDPLTEGPDLSSKLVGRAQGLYGSASQEGFGLIMALSYGFCDGIYNGSSISVLGLNQALNPVRELPVVGGTGVFRMARGFAEARTHWFDPATGDAIVAYNVTVFHY from the coding sequence ATGGCAAAGCTAGCTCTGGCTCTGCTGCTCATCTCCATGGCCATGGCCATGCCATGGGCTCAACCCCAAGACCTCAAGTGGGCCAAGAGGCTCGACTCCGGCGGCCAACCCACCACCAATCTCCAGTTCTACTTCCACGACACACTCAGCGGCAAAACCCCAACTGCAGTTCGCGTGGCTCAGGCCTCACAAACTGACAAGTCTCCAACTCTCTTTGGAGCCTTGTTAATGGCGGACGACCCCCTCACAGAAGGACCCGACCTGAGTTCCAAACTCGTGGGTCGCGCCCAGGGGCTGTACGGGTCGGCGAGTCAGGAGGGGTTTGGTCTGATAATGGCTCTGAGTTATGGGTTCTGCGATGGAATCTACAATGGCAGCTCCATTAGCGTTCTTGGGTTGAACCAGGCTCTGAACCCGGTCCGGGAGCTGCCGGTGGTGGGCGGAACCGGGGTCTTCCGGATGGCTCGTGGATTTGCGGAGGCGAGGACTCACTGGTTTGATCCTGCCACGGGTGACGCTATCGTTGCCTACAATGTGACCGTATTTCATTATTGa